The DNA region GTCCGGATACTCGCACAGGTCGCGGATCAGACAGGTCCCGCAGTCGGGCTTGCGCGCCTTGCAGACGTAGCGACCGTGCAGGATGAGCCAGTGGTGGGCGTCCTGCCGGAAACGGGGAGGTGTGATTCGCACTAATCGGTCTTCGACCTCGCGGACGGTCTTC from Betaproteobacteria bacterium includes:
- a CDS encoding endonuclease III, coding for KTVREVEDRLVRITPPRFRQDAHHWLILHGRYVCKARKPDCGTCLIRDLCEYPDKSDDVKT